A single Dunckerocampus dactyliophorus isolate RoL2022-P2 chromosome 2, RoL_Ddac_1.1, whole genome shotgun sequence DNA region contains:
- the dmc1 gene encoding meiotic recombination protein DMC1/LIM15 homolog, which produces MSEDQVVEDDAAFQDEEESFFQDIDLLQKHGINMADIKKLKSVGICTVKGIQMTTRRALCNVKGLSEAKVEKIKEAAGKMLNVGFQTAFEYSAKRKLVFHITTGSQEFDKLLGGGIESMAITEAFGEFRTGKTQLSHTLCVTAQLPGEDGYSGGKVIFMDTENTFRPDRLRDIADRFKVDHDAVLDNVLYARAYTSEHQMELLDFVAAKFHEEGGVFKLLIIDSIMALFRVDFSGRGELAERQQKLAQMLSRLQKISEEYNVAVFMTNQMTADPGAGMTFQADPKKPIGGHILAHASTTRLSLRKGRGEMRIAKIFDSPDMPENEATFAITAGGIADAKE; this is translated from the exons ATGTCGGAGGATCAAGTTGTTGAAGATGACGCTGCATTTCAAGACGAGGAG GAGTCGTTTTTTCAAGACATTGACCTCCTGCAGAAACATGGCATT AATATGGCGGATATCAAAAAGCTCAAGTCAGTGGGCATCTGCACCGTTAAGGGAATCCAGATGACGACTCGCAGAGCTTTGTGCAATGTTAAGGGGCTGTCCGAAGCAAAAGTAGAAAAGATCAAGGAGGCTGCTGGAAAAATGCTG AATGTTGGCTTCCAGACTGCCTTTGAGTACAGCGCCAAGAGGAAGTTGGTTTTTCACATAACGACCGGCAGTCAGGAGTTTGA TAAACTGCTGGGTGGAGGAATAGAGAGTATGGCCATCACAGAGGCCTTTGGTG AGTTTCGTACAGGAAAAACACAGCTCTCCCACACACTCTGTG TCACCGCTCAGCTGCCAGGAGAAGATGGCTACTCAGGTGGGAAGGTCATCTTCATGGACACAGAGAACACCTT TCGCCCAGACCGACTGAGAGACATTGCAGACAGGTTTAAAGTGGACCATGATGCCGTCCTTGACAACGTGCTTTATGCTCGGGCCTATACTA GTGAACATCAGATGGAACTGTTGGACTTTGTAGCAGCCAAATTCCATGAAGAAGGAGGGGTCTTTAAGCTTTTG ATCATTGACTCCATCATGGCTCTCTTTAGAGTGGACTTCTCGGGCCGAGGGGAGTTGGCTGAGAGGCAGCAGAAGCTGGCCCAGATGCTCTCCAGACTGCAGAAGATCTCTGAAG AGTACAATGTTGCTGTGTTCATGACCAACCAAATGACAGCTGATCCTGGTGCAGGAATGAC ATTCCAAGCTGATCCCAAGAAGCCGATTGGCGGTCATATCCTGGCCCATGCCTCCACCACACGGTTAAGCTTGAGGAAAGGACGTGGAGAGATGAGAATTGCCAAAATATTTGACAG TCCTGATATGCCGGAGAACGAGGCCACTTTTGCCATCACTGCTGGAGGAATTGCTGATGCTAAAGAGTGA
- the gspt1 gene encoding eukaryotic peptide chain release factor GTP-binding subunit ERF3A isoform X2 codes for MDLRDTAPDSWELEEDAEAPATAADLPGAFAALNVNAKPFVPNVNAAVFVPSFLQTTTSETPPLDAPVENGGSEADISTEEVTWEQNDREPGVGGGQEDLGAAGDCQPYAESKDDDDEEMMMMEEEEEELPMPKVVPLTPDAPKKEHVNVVFIGHVDAGKSTIGGQIMYLTGMVEKRTLEKYEREAKEKNRETWYLSWALDTNQEERDKGKTVEVGRAYFETEKKHFTILDAPGHKSFVPNMIGGASQADLAVLVISARKGEFETGFEKGGQTREHAMLAKTAGVKHLIVLVNKMDDPTVNWSLDRYEECKEKLVPFLKKVGFNPKKDIYFMPCSGLTGANLKDPLPECPWYTGLPFIPHLDSLPNFTRSSDGPVRLPIVDKYKDMGTVILGKLESGSISKAQQLVMMPNRHIVEVLSLLSDEVETDDAGPGENLKMRLKGIEEEEILPGFILCSPDNLCHTGRTFDAQIVIIEHKSIICPGYNAVLHLHTCIEEVQISALICMVDKKTGEKSKTRPRFVKQDQVCIARFRAAGVICMETFKDFPQMGRFTLRDEGKTIAIGKVLKLVPEKD; via the exons ATGGACCTGAGAGACACCGCTCCGGATTCGTGGGAGCTGGAGGAAGATGCCGAGGCCCCGGCCACCGCGGCGGATCTCCCGGGTGCTTTCGCCGCACTCAACGTCAACGCCAAGCCGTTTGTACCCAACGTCAACGCTGCGGTGTTTGTGCCCAGTTTCCTTCAAACCACCACGTCGGAAACCCCTCCTTTAGACG ctCCCGTGGAGAACGGTGGCTCCGAGGCAGACATTTCCACGGAGGAAGTGACGTGGGAGCAAAATGACAGGGAGCCTGGTGTAGGTGGAGGACAAGAGGACCTGGGGGCGGCGGGGGATTGTCAGCCGTATGCTGAGAgtaaggatgatgatgatgaggaaatgatgatgatggaagaggaagaggaggaattGCCCATGCCTAAAGTGGTGCCTTTGACGCCGGACGCCCCCAAGAAAGAGCATGTGAACGTCGTCTTCATCGGTCACGTGG ATGCTGGCAAATCAACGATTGGTGGACAAATCAT GTATTTAACTGGAATGGTGGAGAAGCGAACTTTGGAAAAATATGAAAGGGAAGCCAAAGAAAAGAATAGAGAGACATG GTACCTGTCGTGGGCTCTGGACACAAACCAGGAGGAGAGAGACAAAGGGAAAACGGTGGAGGTTGGCAGGGCGTACTTTGAGACGGAGAAGAAACATTTCACCATCCTCGACGCTCCTGGACACAAGAGCTTTGTCCCCAACATGATCGGAGGAGCGTCACAAGCTGACCTGGCCGTTCTG GTGATCTCAGCAAGGAAGGGTGAGTTTGAGACCGGCTTTGAGAAAGGTGGACAGACTCGGGAACACGCCATGCTGGCTAAAACAGCTGGTGTTAAACATCTCATTGTCCTGGTCAACAAGATGGATGACCCCACAGTCAACTGGAGCCTAGATAG GTATGAGGAGTGTAAAGAGAAGCTGGTGCCATTTCTAAAGAAGGTGGGCTTCAATCCCAAGAAGGACATCTACTTTATGCCTTGCTCTGGACTCACAGGTGCCAACCTCAAGGACCCCCTACCTGAATGCCCCTGGTACAC GGGTTTGCCATTTATTCCCCACTTGGATAGTTTGCCAAACTTCACCAGATCCAGCGATGGCCCTGTCAGGCTACCTATCGTAGATAAGTATAAG GACATGGGTACAGTCATTCTCGGGAAGCTGGAGTCCGGGTCGATCAGCAAAGCCCAGCAGCTGGTCATGATGCCAAACAGG CACATAGTGGAAGTATTGAGCCTCCTCAGCGATGAAGTGGAGACAGATGATGCAGGTCCTGGGGAGAACCTAAAGATGCGGCTCAAAGGCATAGAGGAAGAAGAGATCCTGCCTGGTTTCATCTTGTGCAGCCCTGACAACCTCTGCCACACGGGACGCACCTTTGACGCTCAG ATCGTGATCATTGAGCACAAATCAATCATCTGTCCTGGTTACAATGCAGTCCTTCACCTCCATACCTGCATTGAAGAGGTGCAGATCTCA GCCCTAATCTGTATGGTGGACAAGAAGACGGGAGAGAAAAGTAAAACACGACCACGATTTGTCAAGCAGGACCAGGTTTGTATTGCTAGGTTCCGAGCAGCAGGGGTCATCTGCATGGAGACTTTCAAGGACTTTCCTCAGATGGGACGGTTCACGCTGCGAGATGAAG GCAAGACTATTGCCATCGGCAAAGTGCTGAAGCTGGTACCGGAAAAGGACTAA
- the gspt1 gene encoding eukaryotic peptide chain release factor GTP-binding subunit ERF3A isoform X1 produces MDLRDTAPDSWELEEDAEAPATAADLPGAFAALNVNAKPFVPNVNAAVFVPSFLQTTTSETPPLDGAPYPVGTMEVAQTIAPVENGGSEADISTEEVTWEQNDREPGVGGGQEDLGAAGDCQPYAESKDDDDEEMMMMEEEEEELPMPKVVPLTPDAPKKEHVNVVFIGHVDAGKSTIGGQIMYLTGMVEKRTLEKYEREAKEKNRETWYLSWALDTNQEERDKGKTVEVGRAYFETEKKHFTILDAPGHKSFVPNMIGGASQADLAVLVISARKGEFETGFEKGGQTREHAMLAKTAGVKHLIVLVNKMDDPTVNWSLDRYEECKEKLVPFLKKVGFNPKKDIYFMPCSGLTGANLKDPLPECPWYTGLPFIPHLDSLPNFTRSSDGPVRLPIVDKYKDMGTVILGKLESGSISKAQQLVMMPNRHIVEVLSLLSDEVETDDAGPGENLKMRLKGIEEEEILPGFILCSPDNLCHTGRTFDAQIVIIEHKSIICPGYNAVLHLHTCIEEVQISALICMVDKKTGEKSKTRPRFVKQDQVCIARFRAAGVICMETFKDFPQMGRFTLRDEGKTIAIGKVLKLVPEKD; encoded by the exons ATGGACCTGAGAGACACCGCTCCGGATTCGTGGGAGCTGGAGGAAGATGCCGAGGCCCCGGCCACCGCGGCGGATCTCCCGGGTGCTTTCGCCGCACTCAACGTCAACGCCAAGCCGTTTGTACCCAACGTCAACGCTGCGGTGTTTGTGCCCAGTTTCCTTCAAACCACCACGTCGGAAACCCCTCCTTTAGACG GTGCCCCATATCCAGTTGGCACCATGGAGGTGGCACAAACAATTG ctCCCGTGGAGAACGGTGGCTCCGAGGCAGACATTTCCACGGAGGAAGTGACGTGGGAGCAAAATGACAGGGAGCCTGGTGTAGGTGGAGGACAAGAGGACCTGGGGGCGGCGGGGGATTGTCAGCCGTATGCTGAGAgtaaggatgatgatgatgaggaaatgatgatgatggaagaggaagaggaggaattGCCCATGCCTAAAGTGGTGCCTTTGACGCCGGACGCCCCCAAGAAAGAGCATGTGAACGTCGTCTTCATCGGTCACGTGG ATGCTGGCAAATCAACGATTGGTGGACAAATCAT GTATTTAACTGGAATGGTGGAGAAGCGAACTTTGGAAAAATATGAAAGGGAAGCCAAAGAAAAGAATAGAGAGACATG GTACCTGTCGTGGGCTCTGGACACAAACCAGGAGGAGAGAGACAAAGGGAAAACGGTGGAGGTTGGCAGGGCGTACTTTGAGACGGAGAAGAAACATTTCACCATCCTCGACGCTCCTGGACACAAGAGCTTTGTCCCCAACATGATCGGAGGAGCGTCACAAGCTGACCTGGCCGTTCTG GTGATCTCAGCAAGGAAGGGTGAGTTTGAGACCGGCTTTGAGAAAGGTGGACAGACTCGGGAACACGCCATGCTGGCTAAAACAGCTGGTGTTAAACATCTCATTGTCCTGGTCAACAAGATGGATGACCCCACAGTCAACTGGAGCCTAGATAG GTATGAGGAGTGTAAAGAGAAGCTGGTGCCATTTCTAAAGAAGGTGGGCTTCAATCCCAAGAAGGACATCTACTTTATGCCTTGCTCTGGACTCACAGGTGCCAACCTCAAGGACCCCCTACCTGAATGCCCCTGGTACAC GGGTTTGCCATTTATTCCCCACTTGGATAGTTTGCCAAACTTCACCAGATCCAGCGATGGCCCTGTCAGGCTACCTATCGTAGATAAGTATAAG GACATGGGTACAGTCATTCTCGGGAAGCTGGAGTCCGGGTCGATCAGCAAAGCCCAGCAGCTGGTCATGATGCCAAACAGG CACATAGTGGAAGTATTGAGCCTCCTCAGCGATGAAGTGGAGACAGATGATGCAGGTCCTGGGGAGAACCTAAAGATGCGGCTCAAAGGCATAGAGGAAGAAGAGATCCTGCCTGGTTTCATCTTGTGCAGCCCTGACAACCTCTGCCACACGGGACGCACCTTTGACGCTCAG ATCGTGATCATTGAGCACAAATCAATCATCTGTCCTGGTTACAATGCAGTCCTTCACCTCCATACCTGCATTGAAGAGGTGCAGATCTCA GCCCTAATCTGTATGGTGGACAAGAAGACGGGAGAGAAAAGTAAAACACGACCACGATTTGTCAAGCAGGACCAGGTTTGTATTGCTAGGTTCCGAGCAGCAGGGGTCATCTGCATGGAGACTTTCAAGGACTTTCCTCAGATGGGACGGTTCACGCTGCGAGATGAAG GCAAGACTATTGCCATCGGCAAAGTGCTGAAGCTGGTACCGGAAAAGGACTAA
- the rsl1d1 gene encoding ribosomal L1 domain-containing protein 1: protein MDQKTQVELDRSQVKKAVLALQAFLKSKSGGESLFRDESQKISLLFTFWRIPRWPQTIRIPLPHGERTDTEEVCLFTRDEPRMTTEQTQRFYRRLLEESGVKNVTEIIPYNVLKTEYKPFEAKRRLLGNFDLFLSDNRIRRLLPSHLGKHFYKRKKEPLSVNLQSKHLARTLQSTIQGTSAKVTNNGPCCMVRVGHAGMAADELMENITVVVQAVMEKLREGPAMKIIHLKSERSVALPIYTSDLTHLTEPRAAKVKKRKVKAKAAAGTKATEDTKQTAGGEQQKRKKRKVEKDEDEEEIPQLVPMETGRKKPKLQSKKKKTTKPGAKKQAAKRGGKTKPKGKGRVPKVK from the exons ATGGACCAGAAAACACAAGTTGAGCTCGACCGGTCACAG GTGAAGAAGGCCGTTCTAGCACTGCAGGCTTTCTTGAAATCAAAATCCGGCGGTGAGTCTCTTTTTCGGGACGAATCCCAGAAGATCAGCCTTCTCTTTACCTTCTGGAGGATCCCCAGGTGGCCTCAGACCATTCGGAT TCCATTGCCTCATGGCGAACGCACAGACACGGAGGAAGTTTGTCTCTTCACCAGAGATGAGCCCCGAATGACCACGGAGCAAACTCAGAGGTTTTATAGGAGGTTGCTGGAAGAGAGTGGGGTTAAAAATGTTACTGAG ATAATTCCCTACAATGTCCTGAAGACGGAGTACAAACCATTTGAGGCTAAACGACGTCTTTTGGGGAATTTTGACTTGTTCCTCTCAGACAATCGAATCCGGCGCCTTTTGCCATCCCATCTCGGAAAGCATTTCTACAAGAGGAAaaa agAGCCGCTTTCTGTGAACCTGCAGAGCAAGCATCTGGCCCGTACACTCCAGAGCACTATCCAGGGCACCAGTGCCAAGGTCACCAACAATGGCCCTTGCTG CATGGTACGTGTTGGCCACGCTGGCATGGCTGCAGACGAGTTGATGGAAAATATCACGGTGGTTGTCCAAGCTGTGATGGAAAAACTGCGCGAG GGACCAGCGATGAAGATTATCCACTTAAAGAGTGAACGTTCAGTGGCTCTGCCAATCTACACGTCAGACCTGACCCACCTCACTGAGCCCAGAGCTGCGAAGGTGAAGAAACGCAAGGTGAAAGCGAAG GCGGCTGCAGGCACGAAAGCAACAGAGGACACAAAACAAACTGCAGGGGGCGAACAGCAAAAGCGGAAAAAACGGAAGGTAGAGAAGGACGAAGATGAGGAAGAAATACCACAGCTGGTTCCCATGGAGACCGGCCGCAAAAAGCCTAAACTGCAG tcaaaaaagaagaaaacaaccaAGCCTGGTGCAAAGAAACAAGCAGCCAAGAGAGGTGGCAAGACTAAACCCAAAGGAAAAGGAAGAGTACCGAAAGTCAAAtaa
- the LOC129169656 gene encoding transmembrane protein 238-like translates to MSTSVQMEPVLERRYGGVGRCKCSFWFAVAHDILGVLIMMVGVFGGLVIHDLFIYAGAIVIFLSLIWWVFWYSGNIDVPPEELEDDVGMVKLKSSKGLSRVVRRASSRLSSGIRNSFGKNGRWTRQGSSTGKKASNAGELQSTDVSLFTIYDGDMASSSKQLVRETLSI, encoded by the coding sequence ATGTCAACCTCCGTGCAGATGGAACCGGTCCTGGAAAGGAGGTACGGAGGAGTTGGACGCTGCAAGTGCTCCTTCTGGTTTGCAGTAGCCCACGATATACTCGGCGTGCTCATCATGATGGTGGGGGTATTCGGGGGCTTGGTAATCCACGACCTCTTCATCTACGCCGGCGCCATCGTCATCTTCCTCAGCCTCATCTGGTGGGTGTTCTGGTACTCCGGCAACATCGATGTGCCGCCAGAGGAGCTGGAAGACGACGTGGGAATGGTCAAACtgaaaagcagcaaaggactgaGCCGTGTCGTGAGGCGGGCGTCCAGCCGACTCTCCAGCGGGATTCGGAActcttttggaaaaaatggaagGTGGACCAGACAGGGCTCCAGCACAGGCAAGAAGGCTTCAAACGCAGGGGAGCTGCAGAGCACAGATGTGTCACTCTTCACTATTTATGACGGCGACATGGCCTCGTCATCAAAACAACTTGTCAGAGAGACATTGTCAATATGA